The nucleotide window CGTGGACATCGTGGGCGGGGGCGTCCAACCGGAGCCGATTCCCGACGAGGAGATCAGCGCATTGCAGACATTGATGGCCAGCGTGCTGCCCTACGATCCGCATCCCTATTTGCACGAGGGCATGACGGTCGAAGTGATCCGCGGACCGCTCCAAGGGGCGCGCGGGATTCTGCTGCGGAAGGAGAAGCGGCACCGCCTGATCCTGGGCATCCGTTTGATCCAGCAGGCTGCGGCAGTGGAAATCGACATCAAAGACGTGGTGCCTGCGTAATGGGTCCGCATATCGGGGCGGGCGGGCTACTGGAGCATCGCTAGGCTGATGGCCGCAACAGTATGTGATTTTGTGGTGATCGGCGGAGGAGTCGTAGGATTGTCGATCGCGCTCGCGTTACGTCGGCGCCATCGCGCCAAGGTGACGTTGGTTGAGAAGGAGCGCTCCACGGGGCTCCATGCCAGTGGAAGAAACAGCGGCGTGCTTCACGCCGGTGTCTATTACAAGGCCGGAACGCTGAAGGCCCGTCTGTGCGTTGAAGGCAACAGACGGATGCGTGAGTATTGCAGGAGAAAACAGATTCCCCTGAACGAAAACGGGAAAGTCATCGTCGCGCGGAGCGCTGAGGAATTGCCGACACTGCGCGAGCTCCACGCACGGTCGGAGGCGAA belongs to Nitrospira sp. and includes:
- a CDS encoding UpxY family transcription antiterminator, with the protein product MLGPSSGATDCGAERSRWYALRTRSRHEKLVRDQLNGQGIEPLLPTVRRLSQWKDRKKEVEVPLFSGYCFVRFASEQKLPVLKTVGVVDIVGGGVQPEPIPDEEISALQTLMASVLPYDPHPYLHEGMTVEVIRGPLQGARGILLRKEKRHRLILGIRLIQQAAAVEIDIKDVVPA